The nucleotide sequence TTACACGTAGGTCTCTATTTTATGATTCCAttctatttcattttgtgtgtatttttctcactaaggaatgaatgaattggCAATAAAGGTTCGATGAATGACAATAATTGTAACTTGAGTGGAAAATATAtcgttcatggttccaagaatccaTAGggcagtaaaatatagttactttagatTGGTAAATTAGAAACGAATACATCATGAACACTGCATGGGACCAAAGATACCAGATACCATCAATTAATGGATATATTATTCCTTCAGATTCAagtttagtctgtaaggtgcgccgtgacggggcaccctcacacactGGTCAACCCCGGCCGGTGAGGTGGGTGCAACACGACGCATCTCACAGTCAAATTTAACATCGAccttaaataattaaataactGTATTGTCAAGAGCCATGGTAGATGGattgaaatgtcacattcattGAATTACTGTTCCAAAGTAATGATATCTAACAGTCCAATAATTGTAGTTCTATTTGTGAGTGACAGGAATTTGTATATGAGTAAACATTACTAATGATATGAAGCAATCTCATTTTAAATCCCTTTTGTTGACTGTGTAATGCCAGGGGTCAGTTGGTGTTGATGGTGGGTGGGTTGGGGTGGGCAAATATGTACTAATTATTAATAAAGGTGCAGATCAAAATGAAGCCCCCTTTTCAGTGTGGATCTGTCATCCAGACATGCACAGCATGTACTTGAGTCCCATTGACTGCACCTAAATAGGTTAATGTATCAGAGTGTACACTCTTGgttgaaaacacaaaaaatattatgtGACACATAAATTTGATAAAGTCGATATAGAGAAGAGTATTCGGTTGTCTACATAGGCTGTATGGAGACCAAGCTCTCTACATGGACTGTAAATGGCTGAGCTTTATGATACAGTAACACAGTAAAAcacacaatatactagtatacgttatatatacatgtacacatagtaaCTTCTAGCAAGATTCTCCGTTGACGGCTTTGGATTGGTTTGCACTTACCGATTGTTTAACTGGACTGTCTAATACTGAGCTGTTTTCGTTTTGAGATGAGCTGACTTTAGCACGGAGATAGTCAGCAAAGAGAGTCCTAGCTCTGTGCAATACTTTCTCTGCGTTGTGTTTGCGTACCATTCTGTCAAAGTGCATGGCTAGCTCATTGTAATCTAAGTGATTACCCATAACGTAATTCCTATGTTCTAATAGCAATGTCAGACACAGAAAAAGCATGAAAGGATTCCCACCTCCGAATTCTTGCGGTTGAGGTAATGTCGCGAAACTATTCTTAGTTGAACCTCCGTTAGCCATGGTAACATTGGGGGAGGGTTCCGGTGAGGAGGATGGTGACGCACTGTTTTCTTCACTCGTCTTTCTCTCTTTCGGGATATCTGGTTCACTGAAGTGATCTTCCTTCAAGATCATCTCCTCACTATTGCAATTGTTGTCTGGAATGGTGGAATGAACCTCACTAGTTGACTTTGATGAACACCCTGACTCCATGCTTTGTACTGAGTCTACACTACTGCATTGTTTTGGTAAAACTGGATGTGTTGGACCGTTTTCTTTCACTGTAGTTACACTGTTTGGGATTTCAGTTTCATCAAAACTAGACTGTGTGGGGTTGGGGCTGCTAGGGCAGCTACTACACTGACTAATGCTGGTAGACCTTTGTCTTGCAAATTTAAATCTCATTCTGTCGGTTGGAGACATACACGGAGACAGAGGTGCCGGTGGTCCTGAAAGCTCAAGTTCTCCTTCTGGGAAATCCGGTGGCAAGGAACTCCACATTACTTCTAACATGGAGAGGGCGTCATGGAATGCAAATTCTCGTTTCAGTTCAAGCAGAAGCCAACGATAACAGAAGAAGAGATCCTCAGCGTTTTGATCTTTCAAGTATGTATAAAACTCAGGGTCACAGCATTCCACCAGTTTGGCAAGATCGTTGAATTTACAGGTCATAGACACACCATCTAACATAAAGTTACCCTTGAGTCTAGTCATAATGCCACAAAAGCAGAGATATGCGTGGGCTTCATCTTTCATGACATAAAGTATTGGCGATGCAATGTCACTCATCCCCTGACAGTACGATACATCGGCATGTGATAATGCATAGGTACAAAGTATATTGTACAGTTTCTTTACATTTAAGTTCTCATCCCCGCCGGAGTAGAATTTATGCATTCTATCCGTCCTCAGAACATCTTTGTGTACCATGTTCATGATATACTTGACCTCTTCACGTTCATCACTCAGCCATTTCTTCTTCAAGTCTTCATACTCGTTGGCTTTTCTCTTCAAATAATAGAACCTTTCCTCCCCTGTCATTCCATCTGGGAAGATGTTCAACAGATGTCTCCAGGTAACTTTCCGTAGCGATGGCTCTATTCCGCCGTGGTAGACATGAAGCCGGAATTCATTTGGTTTCAGTAGTCTGCCTTGATGGTCTAAGAATGCATGGAAATCAGAATCACTCAGAGGTGGCCGTGCAGCTTTGGCAATTTCATCTTCGCTTTCAGAGGTGATAAAAATCCGTTGTACTCTATTAATTGTTTTCTCCACCTGGGTGACAAACGCTCCAACCAGTGGCATACCCACCATAGATCTATCTCTAAAATTGCCATTGCCAGCTCCGGTCACATCCTTAGCACTAACAATATCCCAGTCCTCCAGACCTAAAGAATTAAGTTTGGATTTTTTGTCAGTCAATGTACATACTTCCTCTAGGCTTACACGGTACCAAGTACCAGAATCTAACGGTGTATCACTACTCACTACGAGGGGTGTATTTTCTTGGAGCTCTCTCAAACTTAGCATGTGCCATGAAGCATCTGCTGACTGTGAGTCAGTTTTGTCTTCCGCCATGTATCTACACACACGACCTGAAGTAATACAACAAGGTATTCCacagaaaaggaaaaaaaagaaataaaaaaaggtGACAGGCATGCACAACTCACAAACACAAGACAaggtgttttttgtttttttttaacaataatGGATCTTTGTctacaaattatatttttagaGATTACATCTAAACAAGTGAAACTTGAGCTGATTTTCACCTTCAAGAACGCTTAATTCATTcttctttccttttttttggctttttttttgtattgcatCAAAAACTTTAATTTGCCTTTttttcagtacatgtatatacagtatcaaaatgttcacattttgtACTCTTCTGTTGAACTTTTCTGTTTCCAATCAATGTTCTTTCCTCTACtacaatgtttacaaaaatgacaaaaaaaatcagttCCACAATGATACTTTCTTaataaattcaacaaatttTGACATGAGACCTAGAATGCAGAAAAAATCCattatttcacacaaaatatatacataaaatagatGGGATAGCAAAATCAAATAAGAACTATTACAAAATTCCCTCAAAGCACCGGAAATTAGTACATGCAGGTTTAGTATTACATTGACTGTCAGTGCATACTAAGTACGATTCACACTGATGGAAAAACTGTTCACAGGACAAACAGATATCGCTACATCATAAAACAATTGTTGATTAtttggttccaagatgcattgcgtgagacATTATCACTTGTGTGATTATTTTTGGGCTTGCATATGaagtatgaaatatattttcattattaaacAATAGAGATATTTTGACTTGTTTTAGTTGTTCACAATTTCtgagaacaaagactaaacatcATCATTGATGTTTACTAGAAACTAGAAAAACCAGGGTATGGTCATGCGACAACAATCCCCTTTGAGTAGCCAGGGTATGATCACATGACAACAATCCCGTGTAGCCAAGGTTTGGTCATGTGACAACAACTCCCTGAGTACATGTAGCCAGGGTATTGTCATCTGACAACAATCCCTCTGGGTAGCATGTGCACAATACTTTGTGTGTACagaatacatgacattgtatggaGGGAGTACACAATACATCTCGGAACTGAAGATAGGATCCATGGAATAACATTCAAACATGGCATCAACTAGAAGTGGTCTTGGTCTACCAACTGGATCAAGTTAaaatcttcatccatatatgtatacactgactagttttatataaataacacaaatagcAAGCAACTCagtaaaaatattacaatgtcaAATTTCTTCATCTGAATGACAACCTTTTGAAGAACAAGTCATAATATTCCATGATAATTGCTTACTTTACTTTTGgtatacaaatatcaaattaggttatcaaattatttatttatatattatgcCTGAATACCTGGTTTGAGTTCTGCCACTTGCAAGTGATGATTTTAATTATATGTTCTGTACTAGTaagtaggtaatacatgtagactaccaCAGGAATCTTACATGCACAGTGcttccaatcaaagtatgaacGATAAACTATTGcgacatattgatacattaacAAAGTAGGTCTGTGTCTTTGTACTAAATTTAGTATGGTCAGATCAAAGATGTGCTGCAATTGTGTGTGTCATGACTGATAACTTCAATCATAACAAATTTGGTGGCTCTTACAGATACCGAGGTTTGTTGCCTTTTACACCACTCTGTACATTTAGCCATGATATCTACCTACAGACGGGGGTTTCTTTGCAACAATGAATATTGCGCATCCACTCGGCAGcattatcaaagtaaactgtcaTTCAACTTTGCAGCTGAGTAGGCAATGTTGTGACAACTGTAGCTAAATCTACATCAATGATTCAGGACaagttcagtaatgtatcaatatattgcAGCACTTAATCGTGCATACAGTACTTTGATTGAAAACACTGTGAATGCAGTACACATTACCTCCTAACACACTAATATACATGGTGCTTATCCctctttgaaaataaatttcatgACAGGAATGACCATACATGTAGATCTCACCTGGTCCTTCAAATGGCTTGGCATCCACTTTGATTTGTAAGCAGGGCTGAGATGCACTAAGAAAGGCAGCATCTAAATCCCAGTCAGAAAGTAGAGACAGGTAGACCTCGTGACCATGCTCATCACGGGATAGATAGCTGATAGTGAAGTCACTGTAGAGGAACAATTTCAACGTTAGTGATCGAACAGTGAAATAGTACCATGAACAGATACTGAAATACAACAACATTTGTCAAATTTAGTAATTGTAAGCTACTACAAAAACATATTAACAgacattgaaatataaataaatttatcaaatttagtAATTGTATGCTAATATCAACAtacaaaaaaacattgaaatacatATCAAACTTACAGAGCTGACACTGTGACCACAACAAAAAACATGTCAGCTTATCACCCAGGCAAGCGAAAACAGTAATACAGCAAAATTAATTTATCCAGTAATGTTTGGTCTTCTTGGGTTTCTAAATAGTATTTGCTACCATGATATAGTCTGTACATTTGTAAGCTTACACTAGATATAACATACTGTGCTGCCATATCAGGTAGAACAAAAAGATGTACATTTAGTATCTTACATTCTAGATACCATATAGTCTGTAAGTATACACTAGATATGACATACAACATGTCATCAGCCATGTCACGGGTGgaacaacacaatgtacatttagTATCTTACACTCTAGATACCATATAGTCTGTAAGTATACACTTAACTAAATATGACATACAACATGTATCGTGCTGGCATATCAGCCATCACACGGGTGgaacaacacaatgtacatttagTATCTTACACTGTCTAGATACCATGTATAACCAGTGAATCGTAGGAAATCTATTTTCCTCGTTTTGGTTCAACTATCACTACTACAGTATCAATAGTGACTGAAGCATCTTTACCTGTTATTTGATTGCATAAtacataacaaacaaaaaatacaaagttaCCTGctgataaatattgatattacatCAGACATCAGAAGAATTCTTCATTTTCTGACTAGCAATATGTGATTTTTGTGTACTTGTGACTCAGTTCTTGTCATATGAATCATTGCGTAGGTTTTTTGATGATGGATGAAATATACCGTGAATGCTCATGATCCATTCCCACAAGactaatttgttttgatttatagCTGGAATTTAATAGTTCTCA is from Glandiceps talaboti chromosome 1, keGlaTala1.1, whole genome shotgun sequence and encodes:
- the LOC144444852 gene encoding TBC1 domain family member 25-like isoform X1: MACVSSPADRDAIRIKVKKCSGLLQPVYRSFSVDPQLTTFETLQQLLANAFFLNSDFTISYLSRDEHGHEVYLSLLSDWDLDAAFLSASQPCLQIKVDAKPFEGPGRVCRYMAEDKTDSQSADASWHMLSLRELQENTPLVVSSDTPLDSGTWYRVSLEEVCTLTDKKSKLNSLGLEDWDIVSAKDVTGAGNGNFRDRSMVGMPLVGAFVTQVEKTINRVQRIFITSESEDEIAKAARPPLSDSDFHAFLDHQGRLLKPNEFRLHVYHGGIEPSLRKVTWRHLLNIFPDGMTGEERFYYLKRKANEYEDLKKKWLSDEREEVKYIMNMVHKDVLRTDRMHKFYSGGDENLNVKKLYNILCTYALSHADVSYCQGMSDIASPILYVMKDEAHAYLCFCGIMTRLKGNFMLDGVSMTCKFNDLAKLVECCDPEFYTYLKDQNAEDLFFCYRWLLLELKREFAFHDALSMLEVMWSSLPPDFPEGELELSGPPAPLSPCMSPTDRMRFKFARQRSTSISQCSSCPSSPNPTQSSFDETEIPNSVTTVKENGPTHPVLPKQCSSVDSVQSMESGCSSKSTSEVHSTIPDNNCNSEEMILKEDHFSEPDIPKERKTSEENSASPSSSPEPSPNVTMANGGSTKNSFATLPQPQEFGGGNPFMLFLCLTLLLEHRNYVMGNHLDYNELAMHFDRMVRKHNAEKVLHRARTLFADYLRAKVSSSQNENSSVLDSPVKQSVSANQSKAVNGESC
- the LOC144444852 gene encoding TBC1 domain family member 25-like isoform X2, whose product is MACVSSPADRDAIRIKVKKCSGLLQPVYRSFSVDPQLTTFETLQQLLANAFFLNSDFTISYLSRDEHGHEVYLSLLSDWDLDAAFLSASQPCLQIKVDAKPFEGPGLEDWDIVSAKDVTGAGNGNFRDRSMVGMPLVGAFVTQVEKTINRVQRIFITSESEDEIAKAARPPLSDSDFHAFLDHQGRLLKPNEFRLHVYHGGIEPSLRKVTWRHLLNIFPDGMTGEERFYYLKRKANEYEDLKKKWLSDEREEVKYIMNMVHKDVLRTDRMHKFYSGGDENLNVKKLYNILCTYALSHADVSYCQGMSDIASPILYVMKDEAHAYLCFCGIMTRLKGNFMLDGVSMTCKFNDLAKLVECCDPEFYTYLKDQNAEDLFFCYRWLLLELKREFAFHDALSMLEVMWSSLPPDFPEGELELSGPPAPLSPCMSPTDRMRFKFARQRSTSISQCSSCPSSPNPTQSSFDETEIPNSVTTVKENGPTHPVLPKQCSSVDSVQSMESGCSSKSTSEVHSTIPDNNCNSEEMILKEDHFSEPDIPKERKTSEENSASPSSSPEPSPNVTMANGGSTKNSFATLPQPQEFGGGNPFMLFLCLTLLLEHRNYVMGNHLDYNELAMHFDRMVRKHNAEKVLHRARTLFADYLRAKVSSSQNENSSVLDSPVKQSVSANQSKAVNGESC